GATTCGCATGAATGTAAGCACCTCCGATGACATTACGGCTCTTGCGAAGTATTAGTACACTATACAGTATGAGACTTTTTTTGTAAATAGATTTGTATCCTTGCTTTTTTCCTTTTGTTCCTGTACAAACAGGGACTTTATATATTGTTGATCGCTCAAGAGGGGTGCAGGTATCCCACAAGACGGATGGGAACTACTCATGGGCACGGTTTTCGTGATTTTTGTTTGACAATAATCACTCCTTTTCTATAATGAGACGTGTGGACACCGTTTTATTGCGGTGAGGCAACCATGCAGCGCGGTGAATATGTACAAAAAACGAGTTGACCGCTGCTGTTTTTGATACAATTGATGCCGTCAAGGAGCATTTTCATATGTGTGATATAGTTTCAGGGAAAGTACGCCCGTTTTTTATGATGATTGCAGCACTGGGCATCTTTTCCCTGGTGGGCTGTGATTCATCCCTGGTGCCGGACGCACCCAAACCGGTCGTGACGGTCTTCAACGGCTGTCAGGCGTACTGTTCCAAGGTGGGGGTGAACGGCCTGGCCCGGGGGGTCAATAAGAAGCTGGTGGAGAGCGGGTATATCGTCGCGGAACCGAAAAACCTGACTAATTACAAGGTGGTGACGGAAATCCTCTACAATCCCGCCGACGAAGAAGCCGCCAAGGAGATCAAAGAAATTATTGGAGTCGGGATGCTTCTTTCCCAAGAGGAAATGTCCTCCGGCGGGGTGCAGGTAATCCTGGGGATGGATTCAGTGATTCCCACATTTCCGACCCTCACCGTGGAACATTACATCCTGATTTTGAACTCCACGACAAAACAAGGTCTGGCCAAGGACATGAAGGTTGAGATAGACCACGGGCTGACCCGAAAATATCCGTTTTACACCCCGGACAATGCGGATCGATACTACTATGAAACGGTGGTATATTATCCTCCGGAGCTTGAGGATGTGGCGACGGAAGTGCACACAACGGTGGATGAGGGTGTGATGGAGCCGGTGGACATGCTCAAGGACGTTGTGGTGGTGCTGGGTCTCGAGTTTTCTCCACGGATGAGCAATCGCCTGGGACTGAATGAGGAAAAACCGGATGTGCGCATTGTCATCTCAAAAACCGATTTTACCCTGAGGGT
This sequence is a window from Candidatus Zymogenaceae bacterium. Protein-coding genes within it:
- a CDS encoding L,D-transpeptidase family protein, which translates into the protein MMIAALGIFSLVGCDSSLVPDAPKPVVTVFNGCQAYCSKVGVNGLARGVNKKLVESGYIVAEPKNLTNYKVVTEILYNPADEEAAKEIKEIIGVGMLLSQEEMSSGGVQVILGMDSVIPTFPTLTVEHYILILNSTTKQGLAKDMKVEIDHGLTRKYPFYTPDNADRYYYETVVYYPPELEDVATEVHTTVDEGVMEPVDMLKDVVVVLGLEFSPRMSNRLGLNEEKPDVRIVISKTDFTLRVYDLMTAELLGEYPVTVGKNPDLADKKEAGDNRTPEGTFKIVSIEDSSAWTYNGELAYGPWFLRLATPPWTGIGIHGTSEPEALGSPGSRGCIRMDNDDLLKLVTIVDIGTVVEIRH